Genomic DNA from Acidisoma sp. PAMC 29798:
GCGCGATCGCCTGGCCAGACGGTCGTGCGGCCGAGATGCTGCAGCGCTGGCAGGAGAGCGGGATCGTCGGCAAGGTCTATGATATTTCAGGGAACGCGCTGATTCCAGGCATGCCGATTGTGCTTCTCGCCTGGATGCAGCGTCATCGCCCGGATCTGTTCCGCCGTATCCACCGGGTTTTCTGCGCGAAGGACTATGTCAACTTTCGCCTGACGGGCGAAATCGCGACTGATGAGTCGGACCTTTCGTTTTTTCCCTGCGATATTCGGGAGCGTCGGGTGTCGGAGGTTGTATTCGATCTCTGCGGCCTTTCGGGGAAGTCCGGCCTCATCCCGCCGGTGCTGCCCACCGGTGCGTCGGTCGGGCGCGTCACCGCGCAAGCCGCCGCCGAAACCGGCCTTGTTGAGGGCACTCCCGTGGCGACCGGCGCCGGGGATGCCGTCGCCGCCGCGATCGGGGTGGGCGCTTTGTTGCCGGGTCAAGCGGTGACGGTCATTGGAACCAGCTTCATGAACAACCTGACGGTCGATCGCCCGGTAATGGAGCCACGCGGTGTCGGCTTTCTGTTCCTGATGCCGCAGGGACGTTGGCAGCGCCTGATGTCCAACACCGGCGGCGGCTCCATCTGCATCGATTGGGTTGTCGAGGCATTCGGTCGCCGTGAATTCTCCGGCTTTGTCAGCACACGCCTGTTCGACAGGATCGAGACGGAGGCGCGGGCGTTGCCGCCCCTGCCGGGCGGGTTGCTCTTTCATCCCTATTTGAACACCTCGGGGATGACTGCACCACGCCATGAACCGGCCGCGCGTGGCAGCATTATGGGCCTCGGCCTCGATACAACCCCGATGATGCTGCTGCGCGGCGTCATGGAAGGTGTGGCCTTGTCCATGGTCGATTGCTATGGCGCGATCGGCGCACCGGTAGATGAGATTCGGATCACAGGTGGCGGCGCCCGCAGCCGGCTCTGGCGTGACATTTGCGCCGCTGCAATGGACCGCGAGTTGGTTGTGCCGGAAGCGGAAGAGACCGGCGCCCTCGGCGTAGCCTTATTGGCAGGTCATGCTGCGGGCCTCTATTCCTCGCTTGAGGACGCGGCAACCCGCCTGGTACGCGTTGTCGAGACAGTGCGGCCGGATCCGGCCCTGGCGGCGCGCTATGCCGCTGCCTTCCCTCTTTTCCGAGATATTCGAGAGGCCCTCGTCCCGGCATGGGCAGCGCGCGCCGCTTGCCTTGAACGTGCGGCCGGCAGGAACCCCTCGTGATGGCGACCATCCTCTCAAAGCATGTCATCTTCGATCTCGACGGAACGCTGATCGACAGCCGCAAGGCGGTCGAGGCCTGCTATCGCCATGTTTTCAAGACCGTACTGCGGCGTGTGTTTCCACCGGCCAATATCGACCCGCATATTTTCTATGCGATGCGGCCCGCCGAGGTTTTCGGCCTTGTGACGCCCGACCGGGTGGCCACCTGCCTTGAGGCCTATCAACGGCATTATCCCGAGGCCGCGGCCATGCTCATTCTTTTCGACGGTGCGCGGGAGCTGATCGCGGCGATCATCGCGGCCGATCGCATCCCGAGCCTTGTTACCAACAAGGGCCTTGCACGAACCTTGATCGATCTCGATCGCGCCGGCATCGATGTGCGCGCCTTCAGAGCGATCGTGACTGCGGAGGACACGGTGGAACGCAAGCCGCATCCGGCGCCCATTTTGCTGGGGCTTGAGCGTGCGGGCGCGCGGGCCGCCGACGCCGTCTATGTGGGGGACGGCCCTCATGACGTCATTTCCGCGCAGGCCGCAGGAACGCGCGCCATCGCCGTGACCTACGGCTTCTATACGGCGACCGAAATGTCGGTGCTCGGCGCTGACTGCGTGGTGCATGACCTGCCGCAGCTGGCGCAGGCGCTCGGCCTCAATCTCGAAGTTGTCCTGTCATGACGGAGTTCACCGTCATCGCCGAAGGGCTGGCCTTTCCCGAAGGCCCTGTCGTGCTACCGGATGGCACTCTTTTGGTCGTCGAGATTGGCCGTGGCGTTATCACCCATATCGACAGCCGTGGCCGTCGCGCGCTCGCCGCGCCTGGTGGCGGCCCAAATGGCGCGGCGCTTGGGCCCGACGGCCGGCTCTATGTCTGCAACAATGGCGGCTTCACCTGGCACACTGAGAGCGGTGTTCGCCGCCCCGTTGCCAAAGCACCCGACAACACGGGCGGCCGGATCGAGCGGATTGATCTGGAAACCGGCAAGGTGGAGGTTCTGTATGATCGCTGTGCCGGGCGCGCGCTGTCGGCGCCCAATGACATCGTCTTCGATCAGCACGGCGGCTTCTGGTTCACGGATCATGGCCACCGCCGTGACCGCCAATTGGAATTCGGCAGTGTCTACTATGCGCGCGTGGACGGCGGCCACATTGCTGAGATGGCCTTTCCGCTGATCGGCCCGAATGGCATCGGCCTCTCTCCAGACGGTCGGACGCTTTATGTTGCCGAAACATCGTCCGGCCGGCTGTGGTCCTATCCAGTCCTGTCGCCCGGCGTCATCGGCAAGGCGGCTTGGCCATCACCCACAGGCGGCGATCTCGTCTGCGGCTTGCCGGGCTTTCACCGTTACGATTCCCTCGCGGTCGAGGCCGAGGGGAATATTGTCATTGCATCCCTACGCATCGGCGGCCTGGATGTCGTGTCGCCAAGCGGTGCCCTGGTGCAGCGTATCGAGACACCCGATCCCTATACCACCAATATCTGCTTTGGCGGTGCCGACTTGAAGACAACCTTCGTGACGCTGTCATCAAGCGGCCGTGTTGTCTCCATGCCCTGGGATCGCCCCGGCTTGCGTCTCGCTCACCAAGCCTGATCCGCCTTTATATCAAGGACCTTACGATTACCATGATGTCGCGCAATCATCCCCCCGAACATCCCGATATCGGCCGGCTCAAGGAGCGCGCTCTCAATCTGCGCCGCCTCATGCTGAACATGGCGAGTGGCAAGGGGGAGGGCTATATTGCGCAAGGGCTCGGCATCGCCGATTGCCTCGCCGCGTTGTACTTCCACGAGTTGCGTTATGATCCTGATGCGCCGGACTGGAAGGACCGCGACCGCTTTGTACTATCGACCGGCCATTATGCAATCGCGATGTATGCGGTTCTCGCCGAGGCCGGCTATCTGCCGGTAACAGAACTCGCAAGCTATGGTCTCAATGGATCCTCTCTTCCCATGAGCACGTTCGATGACACGCCAGGTGTCGAGATGGTCGGCGGCTCGCTCGGCCACGGGCTCGGCCAGTCGGTCGGCATGGCGATCGGATTGCGGCTCGATGGATCACCCGCGCGCGTCTTCAACGAATTGTCGGACGGCGAGTTGCAGGAAGGCTCCACCTGGGAAGCCGCAATGGGCGCCGCCACCTTCAAGCTCGATAGTCTCGTCGCCATCATCGATTGCAATGGCATCCAGGCAGATGGCCCGGTCACCGTGATGATCGATCCCGTCGCCGACAAATTCACCGCCTTCGGCTGGGAAGCGGTGGAGATCGACGGCAACGACATGCAGGCCTTGGTGACGGCATTGGCCAATGCTCGAACGCCCAACGGCAAGCCCAAAGCAATCGTGTTGCGGACAATACCAGGAAAGGGCGTGCCGACGCTTGAGCGGCGGGATCGGGCGCATTTCGTGCGCGTCGCGAATGACGAATGGGACGAACTCAAGGCCGAGCTGGAGATTCACCATGGCTGACGCCACAGAGACCTTGACCGGCCGCACACGCGGCATGGGCGAGCTGATCGATGTTGCGGGCAAGACGACAGAGGTGGCGCCCTTCGGCACCAGCCTCGCCGCTCTCGCCAAGGAACGGCCGGAGATCGTCGGGCTCACCGCTGATATGGGTCGCTACAGCGACATCCTGCCCTTCCGCGACGCCTTTCCAGATCGCTTCTTCAATGTTGGCATGGCGGAGCAGGATCTGATCATGATCGCCGCCGGCCTCTCCAAGGTCGGCAAGATCGCCTATTGCACCACCTACTCGGTGTTTATCACGCGCCGGGCCTATGACTTCGTCGCCATCGCCTGCGCGCATTCCAAGGCGAATGTGAAGATTTTCGCCGGCATGCCTGGACTGGTCAACGGTTATGGCGCGACCCATCAGGCGACCGAGGATCTCAATATGATGCGCGGGATCGCCGATCTGACCATCATCGATCCCTGTGACGCGACTGAGTTGAAGCAAGTGGTGCGCGCCGTGGCGGATATTCCTGGAACGGTCTATGTGCGCAATCTTCGCGGTAAAGTACCGGTCGAACTTAGTGACGACTACCGATTCGAGTTGGGGAAGGCCAAGGTCCTGCGTGAGGGCAGTGGAGTGGGCATCATCTCCTGCGGCTATATGTCGATGCGCGCGCGGGATGCGGCGAACATCGCAGCAGCCCAGGGCATCGACGCAGCGGTGCTGCATGTCGGCACGATCAAGCCCTTCGACCGGGACGGTGTGCTGGCCTTCGCACGCCGCTTCGATCGGCTGATCGTCGCCGAGAACCACAAGACGACCGGCGGCCTGGCGAGTCTGGTCGTGGAGGCGCTGTATGATGCCGGGCTCGTCAAGCCGCTCATCAAGATCGGACTTGTAGATAGCTTCTTCGAGTGCGGATCACAGGAATATCTGGAAGCGAAATACGAAGTCGATCTGCCACGTTTCGTCCGCGCCATCGTGGATAACCGGTAATGGCGGAACTTGCAGGCAGGGTCGCTCTGATTACGGGAGCTGGTAGTGGCCTCGGGCTGGAAACGGCACGCCTCTTCGCGCGCGAGGGTGCCCTGATCGTCATCAACGACGTACGCGCGGAGGCCGCGGAGGCCGCGGCACTGTCATTGGGGCCGGACCATCTCGCGGTCGCCGGCGATGTAGCGGATGAGGCGTCGGTTGCGGCGATGGTCGCGGCGACCATGGCTTGCTATGGTCGCATCGATATCCTGGTCAACAATGCGGGTGTTCCCGACGCTTTCGTCGCGACAGTCGATCAGACGCTTACGCATTGGCAGCGGCTCATCGATATCCATCTCACCGGCACCTATCTGGTATCGAAGACCGTCGCGCCACACATGATCGAACGGAAGGCCGGGGTGATCCTGAACCTGAATTCGATCGCAGGCATCCTCGGTCTGCCGGTGCGAACCGCCTATAGCGCCGCCAAGGCCGGGATCGGGATGCTGACGCAGGTGCTCGGCTGCGAGTGGGCGCCGTACGGAATCCGCGTGAATGCTGTCGCACCGGGCTATATGCTCACGCCACTTTTGCAGAGGCTGATCGACGAGGGCAAGGTTGATGGCGACCGCATCCGGCGCCGCACGCCGATGGGCAAACTCGGCCGCGCCGAGCATATCGCGGAAGCGATGTTGTTTTTGGCCTCCGACCGCGCGGCCTTCATCACCGCTATTACACTTCCCGTCGATGGCGGCTATTGTTCTTGGGGCGCACCGAGCGATGCCTATCCGCTCGACGAACTTCCCCCGCATTGAGAAGGCCGGATGTGATGAGGCTGGAAACGCCGCCAGGGATGCGCATCTTCGGATCGCCCCATCGCTACGTTCAAGGACCGGATGCCATTGACGCGCTTGGTGGCCTCATCAAGGCGTATGGAGCCACGCCTCTGATCGTCATCGATCAATTTCTTGTGTCTGTCCTGCAGGATCGTTTGGCATACACGATGCTGTCTGCTGGATTGACCCCGATGCTGCTGCCTTTTGGTGGAGAGATCACCTACGCTGCGATCGATGCGCTCGTTGCGCGAACAAATGGTTCCGCGCTCTCGGTCGTCGTGGGCGTGGGCGGCGGCAAGGCGCTGGATGCCGCCAAAAGTGTCGCCGTGCAACTGGCGCTTCCCATGGTGACTGTGCCGACCATCGCGTCCAATGACTCGCCCACCAGCGCCGCCATCGCTATGTACGATGCGCATCACGTCATGATTGCTGTTGACCGGATGCCGCGCAGCCCGGATCTGGTGGTCGTGGATACGCGCGTGATTGCTAATGCTCCGACGCATTTCCTGCGCGCGGGCATTGGCGACGCGATCGCCAAGAAATTCGAGGCACATGGCTGCCGGAATGGCACAGGAAACACGCCCTTCGGTTCGCGTCCACTGATGACAGCCATCGCCATCGCGGATGCCTGCTACGCAACGCTCCGCGATCACGCGGCGGCGGCCCTCCTCGCGGTCACCGCCGGCATCCTCACCGATGATGTAGAAGCAACGATTGAGGCGGTTATCTTGATGAGTGGACTGGGCTTTGAAAATGGCGGCCTGTCGATCGCGCATTCGCTGACCCGCGGGCTGGTGGTGGCGCGGGGCGCGAAGGTCGCGATGCACGGCAACCAGATCGCCTATGGCACGCTGGTTCAGTTGGCGGCGGAGGACCGGTCAGCCCCCTTTATCGCCGATGTCATGGCTTTTCTGCAGAGCATCGACCTGCCAATCCGACTGGCGGAACTGGGCATGGCAAATGCGACCGATACGGAGATAGACGATATCGCCCGGCTGACGATGACGGCGCCGCATCTTGCCAATGTCGCCTGGCCTGTCACTCAGGCGGATATCGGTCGGGCGATTCATCGGATCGAGCAATTGGCCACGGCCCAGACCTTCACGCCGGTTTCAGGAGTCGTATGACGATGCGAATGAAGACCTGTCCCGACGCCGTGAGTGCCGTAACGGGCCTTCTGCGAGACGGCATGACCCTCATGGCGGGCGGGTTCGGCCTGTGCGGTATTCCAGAGACTTTGATTGAGGCAGTAAGGTTGAGTGGCGCACGCAACCTCACCTTTATTTCGAACAATTGTGGTGTCGATGACTTTGGTCTCGGTATTCTTCTCGCCAGCGGTCAGATTAGCCGGATGATCAGTTCCTATGTTGGTGAAAACAAGCTGTTTGAGCAACTCTATCTGGCCGGAAAGCTGGAGCTAGAGTTCAATCCGCAGGGAACGCTCGCGGAGCGCATCCGCGCCGGAGGCGCCGGCATTCCGGCTTTCTTCACCAAAACCGGCGTCGGCACGATGGTCGCGGATGGCAAAGAAGTGCGGCGCTTCAAGGGACAGGATTATGTGATGGAGACGGCACTCGTCGCAGACCTATCTCTCGTCAAGGCATGGAAGGCCGACCCGGAGGGTAATCTCATCTATCGCAAGACAGCGCGAAATTTCAATCCGATGATGGCGACGGCTGGCACCGTGACCATCGCCGAGGTTGAGGAGATCGTCTGCCCTGGCATGCTCGACCCTGATCATGTCCATACGCCGGGGATCTATGTCGATCGGATCGTGCAAGGACAGTCCTACGAGAAGCGGATTGAGCGGCGAACCACCCGGCCCCGCCCGAGTCTGGAGGTCATTGCCTGATGGCCTGGACGCGGGAGGAGATGGCGCATCGCGCCGCAGGCGAAATTCGCGACGGTTTCTATGTCAATCTGGGCATTGGCATCCCGACGCTGGTCGCCAACTGGATCGCGGCGGATCTGACGGTCACTCTTCAAAGCGAAAACGGCATGCTCGGCATGGGCCCTTTTCCCTACGAGGATGAGGTCGATGCCGATGTCATCAACGCCGGCAAACAGACCGTCAGTGAAATCCCCATGACGAGCTACGTATCAAGCGCCGATAGCTTCGCGATGATCCGCGGCGGGCATATGGACCTGTCTATTCTCGGTGCCATGCAGGTATCCGAGACGGGAGATCTCGCCAATTGGATGGTGCCGGGCAAGATGGTCAAAGGTATGGGAGGTGCAATGGATCTCGTGGCCGGGGTCAAGCGCGTCACGGTGTTGATGGATCATGTCGAGAAGTCCGGCGCGCCGAAGCTCGTTCCGAATTGCACCTTGCCGTTGACGGGTGCCAAGGTGGTTGACCTCGTCATCACGGACCTCGCCGTATTCCGCTTTGCCGAACGCGGGGGCAGGTTGGATCTGGTGGAGCTCGCACCCGGTGTGGGGCTTGACGAGATCAATGCCAAGACGACGGCTGCCTTCGATGTCAGGCTCGCTTCCGAATGACCGATCAAGGCTTCAGTTTGCGCGGTGACACGGCCTTGGTGACCGGCGCTTCGGGCGGCCTCGGGCGGCATTTCGCCGGCGTCCTCGGGCATGCCGGCGCCGCCATCGTGCTCGCGGCCCGACGCGGCGATAAGCTAGCCGAAGCCGTTGCGACATTGCAGGAAAGTGGCGTGCGGGCAATGGCCGTGGTGATGGACGTGACCGACGCCAATTCGGTCGTGGCGGCTTTCGCCGAGGCCGAAGCCTTCGGCCCTATCTCGATCCTGGTCAACAACTCCGGCGTTGCGGTGTCAGCCTCCAGTCTCGATCTTGAGGAAAAGGATTGGGATCGCGTGCTGGATACCAATCTCAAGGGCGCCTGGCTGGTGTCACGCGCCTTTGCGCGCCACGTGAGGACGGAGAAGAGGCAAGGTGCGATTATCAATGTCGCGTCGATCCTCGGGTTTCGCGTCGCGGGTCATGTTTCGGCCTATGCGGTGTCGAAGGCGGGGCTTGTGCAACTCACCCAGGCCATGGCGCTGGAACTCGCCCGCTTCGGTATCCGGGTCAACGCCCTGGCACCGGGCTATATCGCGACGGATCTCAATCGTGACTTCTTCGCAAGCGATGCGGGGAAGGCGATGATCGCCCGCATTCCCCAACGTCGCCTCGGCGCGCCGGAGGATCTCGATGGTCCGCTGCTGCTGCTGGCGAGCGATGCGTCGCGCTACATGACGGGCGCGACCATCACCGTGGACGGTGGCCATCTGGTGAGTTCGCTATGACGGAGATCGATGCCGACCGGCTCAGGAGCTTTTTGGTCGAGCGTCTTGGCGTGAGCGGTCCGATGGCGCTCGACCGCATTGCCGGTGGCCAATCGAACCCGACGTTTTTCGTGACTTTCTCCGATCGCCGTCTGGTGTTGCGAAAGAAACCCGAGGGGCCGATCCTGCCCTCGGCGCATGCCATAGACCGCGAATATCGTGTCCTGACGGCACTGGCGGAGACCGAGGTGCCTGTGCCTCGGGCCTTGTTGTATCACGCCCAAACAGACGTTCTGGGCACACCCTTTTACGTCATGGAGCGGCTGGAGGGGCGTGTCTTTCATGACTGCGCCCTGCCTGGCCTGGCCCCTTCCGAGCGGCGGGCGATCTACCTCAGCATGGCGGAAACGCTGGCCGCGCTGCATCGCGTTGACCCGGCATCCGTAGGCCTCGGGGACTACGGACGTCCTGGCAATTACTTCGAGCGTCAGATCGCGCGCTGGTCCCGCCAATGGGCAAGCTCACCCAGCCGCGACATCCCGGAGCTGGACGCCCTGGTCGCATGGCTGCCGGATCACCTGCCGCCAGATGACGGTCGCGTCGCCATCGCGCACGGCGATTTCCGTCTCGGCAATCTCATCATCCACCCCAGCGAACCCCGCGTCGTCGGGGTGCTGGACTGGGAGCTGTCAACGCTTGGGCATCCGCTGGCCGATCTCGGATTCTGTTGCATGCCATGGCATACGGGACCGGATGAATATGCCGGCATCCTCGGTCTTGACCACGCGAAGCTTGGCATTCCAGAGCAGGCAGAATTTGTTACGCGCTATTTCGCGGGCGGCGCGACCGATGGCAGTTTCGGCACGTTCCACCTCGCCTTTGCGCTGTTTCGCTTTGCCGTCATTTTCGTGGGCATCGCCGATCGTGCGCAAGCGGGGTCTGCGGCCGGTGCCAATGCTGCCGAGGTCAGCCATCTGGCGCGGCCGTTTGCGCGCCGCGCCCTCGACATTATCCGTCACGCCTGAGCATCCAGGCAGGGAGCTGAACCCATGGATTTCGCCTATTCGCCGCACGCCGAGGCGCTTCGGCAGAAGCTGCAAGTCTTCATGGAAACGCAGGTTCTGCCGCAGAACAGGCGATGGACCGAACTCGCCGAGAGCGGTGTCTATCCGGTCGAGGTGATCGAACCCTTGAAGGCCCGTGCCCGTGCCGAGGGCTTGTGGAACCTGTTCCTGCCCGGCCTGCGGGAGGATGAACCAGGCACACGGCTGAGCAATCTGGACTATGCGCCGCTTGCCGAAACCATGGGCCGTCTTCCTTGGGCGGCCGAGGTCTTCAATTGCAACGCGCCCGACACCGGCAATATGGAAATCCTGCATCTTTTCGCGACGCCGGATCAGCGAAAGCAGTGGCTGCATCCCCTCCTCACGGGGGAAATTCGCTCCGTCGTCTCCATCACCGAGCCGGATGTCGCATCATCGGACCCAACCAATCTGCAAACTGAAATACGACGCGACGGCAACGATTTCATCATCAACGGCCGCAAGTGGTTCAACACCGGCGCCCTGCATCCGAAGGCGGCGTTTCTGCTGGTGATGGGCGTTTCGAACGCGGATCCGGATGCACCTCGCCATCACCGCCATTCCTTCATCATCGTGCCCATGGATGCGCCGGGTTTCCGGGTAGTGCGCAACACGCCGATCATGAACCACTATGCGATAGAAGGACATTGCGAGGTCATCTTCGATAATGTTCGTGTGCCTGCCGCGAATCTGCTTGGTGAGGAGCATGCGGGCTTTGCTATCGCGCAGGCCCGGCTAGGGCCGGGCCGCATTCATCATTGCATGCGCACGATCGGGCAATGCGAGCTTGCGCTCGAACTGATGTCCGAACGGGCGCTGCAACGCCGGGTCTTCGGCCGGGCTCTGGCGGAGTTCGCCAATAATCAGGA
This window encodes:
- a CDS encoding FGGY-family carbohydrate kinase; this encodes MKALLGIDKGTTTTKAVVFDADDGRVLGMSRRATPSFRPHPDWHEEDTALTWDGVALAIRAAIAESGLPATAIAAVGVSGHMGGLWALDRDGMPFERAIAWPDGRAAEMLQRWQESGIVGKVYDISGNALIPGMPIVLLAWMQRHRPDLFRRIHRVFCAKDYVNFRLTGEIATDESDLSFFPCDIRERRVSEVVFDLCGLSGKSGLIPPVLPTGASVGRVTAQAAAETGLVEGTPVATGAGDAVAAAIGVGALLPGQAVTVIGTSFMNNLTVDRPVMEPRGVGFLFLMPQGRWQRLMSNTGGGSICIDWVVEAFGRREFSGFVSTRLFDRIETEARALPPLPGGLLFHPYLNTSGMTAPRHEPAARGSIMGLGLDTTPMMLLRGVMEGVALSMVDCYGAIGAPVDEIRITGGGARSRLWRDICAAAMDRELVVPEAEETGALGVALLAGHAAGLYSSLEDAATRLVRVVETVRPDPALAARYAAAFPLFRDIREALVPAWAARAACLERAAGRNPS
- a CDS encoding HAD family hydrolase; the protein is MATILSKHVIFDLDGTLIDSRKAVEACYRHVFKTVLRRVFPPANIDPHIFYAMRPAEVFGLVTPDRVATCLEAYQRHYPEAAAMLILFDGARELIAAIIAADRIPSLVTNKGLARTLIDLDRAGIDVRAFRAIVTAEDTVERKPHPAPILLGLERAGARAADAVYVGDGPHDVISAQAAGTRAIAVTYGFYTATEMSVLGADCVVHDLPQLAQALGLNLEVVLS
- a CDS encoding SMP-30/gluconolactonase/LRE family protein — its product is MTEFTVIAEGLAFPEGPVVLPDGTLLVVEIGRGVITHIDSRGRRALAAPGGGPNGAALGPDGRLYVCNNGGFTWHTESGVRRPVAKAPDNTGGRIERIDLETGKVEVLYDRCAGRALSAPNDIVFDQHGGFWFTDHGHRRDRQLEFGSVYYARVDGGHIAEMAFPLIGPNGIGLSPDGRTLYVAETSSGRLWSYPVLSPGVIGKAAWPSPTGGDLVCGLPGFHRYDSLAVEAEGNIVIASLRIGGLDVVSPSGALVQRIETPDPYTTNICFGGADLKTTFVTLSSSGRVVSMPWDRPGLRLAHQA
- a CDS encoding transketolase gives rise to the protein MMSRNHPPEHPDIGRLKERALNLRRLMLNMASGKGEGYIAQGLGIADCLAALYFHELRYDPDAPDWKDRDRFVLSTGHYAIAMYAVLAEAGYLPVTELASYGLNGSSLPMSTFDDTPGVEMVGGSLGHGLGQSVGMAIGLRLDGSPARVFNELSDGELQEGSTWEAAMGAATFKLDSLVAIIDCNGIQADGPVTVMIDPVADKFTAFGWEAVEIDGNDMQALVTALANARTPNGKPKAIVLRTIPGKGVPTLERRDRAHFVRVANDEWDELKAELEIHHG
- a CDS encoding transketolase family protein, with the translated sequence MADATETLTGRTRGMGELIDVAGKTTEVAPFGTSLAALAKERPEIVGLTADMGRYSDILPFRDAFPDRFFNVGMAEQDLIMIAAGLSKVGKIAYCTTYSVFITRRAYDFVAIACAHSKANVKIFAGMPGLVNGYGATHQATEDLNMMRGIADLTIIDPCDATELKQVVRAVADIPGTVYVRNLRGKVPVELSDDYRFELGKAKVLREGSGVGIISCGYMSMRARDAANIAAAQGIDAAVLHVGTIKPFDRDGVLAFARRFDRLIVAENHKTTGGLASLVVEALYDAGLVKPLIKIGLVDSFFECGSQEYLEAKYEVDLPRFVRAIVDNR
- a CDS encoding SDR family NAD(P)-dependent oxidoreductase — translated: MAELAGRVALITGAGSGLGLETARLFAREGALIVINDVRAEAAEAAALSLGPDHLAVAGDVADEASVAAMVAATMACYGRIDILVNNAGVPDAFVATVDQTLTHWQRLIDIHLTGTYLVSKTVAPHMIERKAGVILNLNSIAGILGLPVRTAYSAAKAGIGMLTQVLGCEWAPYGIRVNAVAPGYMLTPLLQRLIDEGKVDGDRIRRRTPMGKLGRAEHIAEAMLFLASDRAAFITAITLPVDGGYCSWGAPSDAYPLDELPPH
- a CDS encoding glycerol dehydrogenase, with translation MGRTERCLSARRTSPALRRPDVMRLETPPGMRIFGSPHRYVQGPDAIDALGGLIKAYGATPLIVIDQFLVSVLQDRLAYTMLSAGLTPMLLPFGGEITYAAIDALVARTNGSALSVVVGVGGGKALDAAKSVAVQLALPMVTVPTIASNDSPTSAAIAMYDAHHVMIAVDRMPRSPDLVVVDTRVIANAPTHFLRAGIGDAIAKKFEAHGCRNGTGNTPFGSRPLMTAIAIADACYATLRDHAAAALLAVTAGILTDDVEATIEAVILMSGLGFENGGLSIAHSLTRGLVVARGAKVAMHGNQIAYGTLVQLAAEDRSAPFIADVMAFLQSIDLPIRLAELGMANATDTEIDDIARLTMTAPHLANVAWPVTQADIGRAIHRIEQLATAQTFTPVSGVV
- a CDS encoding CoA transferase subunit A; translation: MKTCPDAVSAVTGLLRDGMTLMAGGFGLCGIPETLIEAVRLSGARNLTFISNNCGVDDFGLGILLASGQISRMISSYVGENKLFEQLYLAGKLELEFNPQGTLAERIRAGGAGIPAFFTKTGVGTMVADGKEVRRFKGQDYVMETALVADLSLVKAWKADPEGNLIYRKTARNFNPMMATAGTVTIAEVEEIVCPGMLDPDHVHTPGIYVDRIVQGQSYEKRIERRTTRPRPSLEVIA
- a CDS encoding 3-oxoacid CoA-transferase subunit B, encoding MAWTREEMAHRAAGEIRDGFYVNLGIGIPTLVANWIAADLTVTLQSENGMLGMGPFPYEDEVDADVINAGKQTVSEIPMTSYVSSADSFAMIRGGHMDLSILGAMQVSETGDLANWMVPGKMVKGMGGAMDLVAGVKRVTVLMDHVEKSGAPKLVPNCTLPLTGAKVVDLVITDLAVFRFAERGGRLDLVELAPGVGLDEINAKTTAAFDVRLASE
- a CDS encoding SDR family NAD(P)-dependent oxidoreductase, with translation MTDQGFSLRGDTALVTGASGGLGRHFAGVLGHAGAAIVLAARRGDKLAEAVATLQESGVRAMAVVMDVTDANSVVAAFAEAEAFGPISILVNNSGVAVSASSLDLEEKDWDRVLDTNLKGAWLVSRAFARHVRTEKRQGAIINVASILGFRVAGHVSAYAVSKAGLVQLTQAMALELARFGIRVNALAPGYIATDLNRDFFASDAGKAMIARIPQRRLGAPEDLDGPLLLLASDASRYMTGATITVDGGHLVSSL
- a CDS encoding phosphotransferase family protein, giving the protein MTEIDADRLRSFLVERLGVSGPMALDRIAGGQSNPTFFVTFSDRRLVLRKKPEGPILPSAHAIDREYRVLTALAETEVPVPRALLYHAQTDVLGTPFYVMERLEGRVFHDCALPGLAPSERRAIYLSMAETLAALHRVDPASVGLGDYGRPGNYFERQIARWSRQWASSPSRDIPELDALVAWLPDHLPPDDGRVAIAHGDFRLGNLIIHPSEPRVVGVLDWELSTLGHPLADLGFCCMPWHTGPDEYAGILGLDHAKLGIPEQAEFVTRYFAGGATDGSFGTFHLAFALFRFAVIFVGIADRAQAGSAAGANAAEVSHLARPFARRALDIIRHA
- a CDS encoding acyl-CoA dehydrogenase family protein; this translates as MDFAYSPHAEALRQKLQVFMETQVLPQNRRWTELAESGVYPVEVIEPLKARARAEGLWNLFLPGLREDEPGTRLSNLDYAPLAETMGRLPWAAEVFNCNAPDTGNMEILHLFATPDQRKQWLHPLLTGEIRSVVSITEPDVASSDPTNLQTEIRRDGNDFIINGRKWFNTGALHPKAAFLLVMGVSNADPDAPRHHRHSFIIVPMDAPGFRVVRNTPIMNHYAIEGHCEVIFDNVRVPAANLLGEEHAGFAIAQARLGPGRIHHCMRTIGQCELALELMSERALQRRVFGRALAEFANNQDEIALSRIEIDQARLLCLRAAWRMDVEGNQAARVDVSAIKIVAARLQTRVVDRAMQIFGAMGLTNDTPLAYLWTWGRALRLLDGPDEVHLRVVSREEVAKAKARGNTPWSSQYVFTPER